One Apium graveolens cultivar Ventura unplaced genomic scaffold, ASM990537v1 ctg8773, whole genome shotgun sequence DNA segment encodes these proteins:
- the LOC141705319 gene encoding uncharacterized protein LOC141705319 translates to MDGENQNNNENQGNNDEGGNVFDQLAETLAVLVNQQPKPNIVSQFKRLNPPTFDGATDPAIVEMWIQEMEKAFGLLGSNEEQKVTLAVYQLQGSAYDWWLMEKRKNETTNLEENHEPYTWAKFKKALEDKYFPRTVRLQKERDFIRLQQGGRTVIEYEAEFAKLAKYASTLVADESSRARRLEEGLRSDIRNSVASFELQTYEAVLNKALVIERGLAESEKASGSWNKRRFTQTSGQSFQGGPLKKPHVYDNIGGQGDRETCTRCGKNHPDKVCRWNTGACFHCGEVGHKISNCPHNPPPPPRKEADNKMGKGRVFQLTGNDNYRN, encoded by the coding sequence ATGGATGGAGAAAATCAGAACAACAATGAAAATCAGGGCAATAATGATGAAGGAGGAAACGTCTTTGACCAGCTGGCTGAAACTCTAGCTGTACTTGTGAATCAGCAACCGAAGCCCAACATCGTCTCTCAATTCAAGCGTTTGAACCCGCCAACTTTTGATGGAGCTACAGACCCGGCTATCGTTGAGATGTGGATCcaagagatggaaaaagctttcGGACTTCTGGGGAGCAATGAGGAACAGAAGGTGACCTTAGCTGTGTACCAATTGCAAGGAAGCGCTTACGACTGGTGGCTTATGGAAAAGAGGAAGAATGAGACGACAAATCTTGAAGAAAATCATGAACCGTACACTTGGGCAAAGTTCAAGAAGGCTTTAGAGGACAAGTACTTTCCGAGAACAGTTCGTCTGCAGAAAGAGAGGGACTTCATTCGACTTCAACAAGGTGGAAGAACCGTCATTGAATACGAAGCAGAATTTGCAAAGCTTGCGAAGTACGCGTCGACCCTAGTAGCAGATGAGAGCAGTCGAGCACGAAGATTAGAGGAGGGACTTCGAAGTGACATCAGGAATTCAGTGGCGTCATTTGAACTTCAGACGTACGAGGCTGTCCTCAACAAGGCGTTAGTGATCGAAAGGGGCTTGGCAGAATCTGAAAAGGCGTCTGGCAGTTGGAATAAGAGGCGGTTCACTCAAACTAGTGGGCAATCTTTTCAAGGGGGACCACTCAAGAAGCCACACGTGTACGATAACATCGGGGGTCAAGGTGATCGAGAGACGTGTACCAGGTGCGGCAAGAATCATCCGGACAAAGTCTGTCGTTGGAATACAGGTGCTTGTTTTCATTGCGGAGAAGTAGGACATAAGATTTCGAATTGTCCGCACAATCCGCCACCGCCACCAAGGAAGGAAGCAGATAACAAGATGGGCAAAGGACGTGTGTTTCAGCTGACAGGAAATGACAACTATCGCAATTAA